Within the Eucalyptus grandis isolate ANBG69807.140 chromosome 1, ASM1654582v1, whole genome shotgun sequence genome, the region tgATAAATAACACTTTGGAAAAACATGTGTGATAATAAAATCAGGTTTGGCCCAAACTAGCCTGGAATGTCCTTGATTCATTTATCCAGGCCCATTTTCTGTTTTTACTCAGAACTGAGCTTACAAGCCAGGCCGGAAAAACCGCACCTGGTCTGCTCATGCTGGATCCAAAAACCCCTTCAGGCCCGGCCTGTTTAAGCCGGTACCAACAAGCACTGGTAGCTCCCTATGCCCAGGACAATGACCACAATGATCACATATATCAACAAACCAGACCACAGAAATTCGATCTTTTCAGATCTGTGAACAAGTTAGCCCTTTGACACTTGATGCGCTATTCCCACAGTATGTTACAAATTCATTTCTGCAGAAAAACTTCCTAAGGTCAAGAGCAACACTCAATCTCTGCATTATGGCCAAGCAGGAATTCGAACCCGGCCTCAGAAATCACCAAGCGTTAATAAAGATTTCGACGCCTATTCCAGGGGGATACATGCCCTGATGCAGTCTAACCAAATGGCCCGAAGCATCTAGACTTACAATCGATGAGCTGATGACTGAAGGGGACAAAATTAGATAACTATTGCACTCCACTCAACCTTGCCCAGTCCACGAATTGCATGCCACCATATATGTTGTTTCCGAAACGTACCCCCACCGTGAAGGCCATTGCGACGGGCGGCATACGCTTGGCAAGAGGCGATGCTTCCACCAGTCTCTCTAGTCCGTTGATTATCTGATACCGGGTGTTGGAAGAGACAGCAAGAAACACGCCTGCGAGTTTCGAGatacaaaataaacaaaggaGAAGGTATTAGTGGGGCTGGTTGAATTATTACCTGGAAGGTTGACAAGCACCTAATTAGCTCATCGGTTACTGCTTGAGGCTTATATTACATTCCTCTAGGTAACAAGTGGAAAAAGGAACAGGAAATAATGAACATGAAAGTAGCCATGATAGACAAGAGATTTATTTTCAAGTGGATCATTCAATATTAAATACTCATAAGAGCAACAACTACAGAGATAATTTGGTATTTTGGCCGAGGAGATGGTTCAGACCATTCTCATATGGCAATAtccactcaaattttagtaCATTGTCACAACTGAAGAAACTATCATCTATCATCATTGTGAAAAGTTTGATGCAGCAGATTTGTGCAAAGAAAATCATGTTCCACCATGATGATACAGCTATTATGTTGTTGACAAGGGGCACGTAACATACAGACAACGCCACAATTCGAGTAGAAAAAAAAGGTAGGAGAAACAAAGGAACTATATTGAGAGCATGTAAAGAATCAGGGAAATATGCGGATCAAAAGTTTGAGGTAATCAAGAGAGactgagaaacaaaaaatatcataGCAGTGAAGAAGAGATGGGCAAATCGGTAAGATCGACAGAATGTTAACAAATTTTGCTTAGTATGCTATAAGTAATATAATTTGTAACTTAAGAATTACCCCAAAGAGCTGCACTCTTCACAAGAGGTGGCACTGGAATGTCCTCTTCAGATTTTTTTATGTTCCTAAAAACGCAAATGGAAGATTAAAGTGAAAGTCTGGGACAAGATACATATAACAAGAAACATTCGAATCAATTGAATAGTCAGAATGAAGAGACAAAAGTAGCTCAGATCCAATACATTTTTGCTTATATGCACAAATAATTTGCACAAGGTGGAATTAGGTTCTTCTAAGGAACTCCATAAGTTACATGGGAAGTAAAGGATGAGCATACAGTCAGAGGAGAAGGAAAGGCGAGCACCATTACATCAAACAGATTCTGGACATGCCACGTGTTATTAACAATAAGAATCATAAAGACaaagaaggtaaaaaagaaaGGTCACTTCTGACCATCCCTCTACAAGTACTTAATTAGAGGACATAACAGATGTTCTCGAAGTCAGCTCTTCTGCttatagaaaaaaaagtaattcaGCTTTTCCTTTGGCTTCAATTCAGATGAACAAATAGCGTGCTATTGTAAGGGTTCAAGCCACAAAATGCCAAAGCTTTGTCATTTTTATTGCCCAACCTCAATTTTGGCATGTTGGAGACATTGACTTTTAATTTCAAAGTTACTAAAAAGTGAATGTACCCCATTCGACTTATTTTGCAGCTTCCATGCTTAAGTCACTTCTAAATTACTTCAGgatgattgaaatgaaaataaatcatGTAGGAACACCATAGACAAGGGAAAGGCATACACGACAGACAGTACATGAAGGGACAGAGATGCAAAAATTGCATAATGAGCAGTGTAGATGCAACAGAACGCCAATCACCTCCACAATCCCACATTGTTTAGATATTTTCCTTATAACTCTGAAGGCAAAAATCCAGACACCCATGCTCTTCTTGTGAgcaaaatgatgaaaaaagttGAAAGCAATGACCGAAAAGATGTTATTAACATGCCAAACAtgcaaaattaaatttataccGCTTTGTTGTCATGATCAGATTCGCGATTCCTTGTCCTATGATACCACATGCAAACCCAACTGCACCATACAGGACTCCCTGTAATTGTTGTAGAGAATGAAAAACATTAACTTACTATTACAGCTCTCTACTTATTTatatgaaaaactaaaattcaatcTACACCAAGGAAGCTCACCTTATAGAAGTATGTGGCTACTCTCTGATTTACAGAAAATCTACACCCTGGTCTTTCAGCTTCAAATACACTAAGAAACATTATGAATCACAAATGTAACAGAGTGATAAGTCATTTTTCTCTACGAATTTTTAGCAGTAGTGAAAGAATCACTAATGCATAGCAATGTAGCAACTTATGCCTACTCTACTGTGACATTGAAAAATCCGAAGCCACTCAAGGACTTATAATTCATTAAGATAAAGCATGAACTGAACCTGCTAGGAAGGGCTGCATATGCATGCTGCATGCGCCCGAGGAATCCCTTGGCAAAAGAAGGTTGACCAATCCTAGCATAAGGAGCTAGCATACCAACTAAAGCAATGTTGACCACCACCCCAACCAAAAGATCTGCGACATACAGCTCGAATTCTGCCCAGAAGTCTTTGCCCCTCTTTTGAACTTCCGCAATTGTTGCACAACAAGAATCAATAACTATCTgttataaattaataattaattgtcAGGGGAAACAATACAAATTGATAGATGAGCTTTCATACCATACCAACATGAGCAAAAACAGGAACAATAGTATGAGATTGGTCATCCTGAAGAATTATTAGTTATTAAAATTTCCCTAATATTTCTGCGTTGGGTCTCTTAACCATGATAATAGCTTCATGGCCATATGAAGATGACAGGGTACATGACtaaccaaaaacaaaagcacAGTACAGTAATGCAGTGAAAATGGCATAGCTTTTAAAAAGGAGAGCAGTTAATAGGCAGTTTGTTAAAGCTGTTAAAAAGTCAACACAGAAGGTATTCAGGTTCCAGGGATGACACTTCCTTAAAGCAAGTAACAAACCTCTGTTCcaattttaaatagaaatgaTGGATCAGCCAACATTCGATTCCGAAGCATGGAACATGACTTTATTGCAAAGCCCAATGGCCAGCTGGAACCCTACAATAAGCATAAGAAAGGGGGCAAAAATTAGCAGCAACAATAACAAAATAAGGGGAAAGAGTAGCGCCTTCtacaatttctttccaaaagatATCTACGCCTGATACTTCCGTTACCAATGAATGAGCACAAGAAACCGCGATAGATCTACCTGCAAATCCAGGAATCTTTCCAGAAGAACCTTGCGAAGCCCGACACTCTTTGCCGCCTCCAACATATCCGGAGGAAGAGTAACCCCCCGCGCCTTGGTTTCCGTCATCACTTCCTCAAACTTCATGATAGGCCCGAACTCCTCCTCTTCCTTGTCATTCCCGTCATCACCATCTCTGCCACCACCTCCGCCACCACCTCTCCCATTTGAGAATCCCCCGTTGCCGCCAATACCGTCGAAGCTATCCCCGCCATTACCATTCTGATCTGTCACCAACTCATAGTCATCTTCCACAATCTTAAGATTCTTCCCCGCTACTCCGCTAGCTCCCTTTTCTTCGAAAATCCCGGTGTTAACCGCACCAACAGACTGGGACTCATCCTGTGGCTGCGACACGCTCATCATGACCACAAACTTCTCCACTTTCCCCACAGAGCATCGACGGACACTAGCCTTACTATGAAGCGACAAAGCTACTTCATTTACGGACCGCTTGAGGACATAATTACCGGGCATCGACTTGAAAGAATAAACTCTCTTCAGAACAAGTTTGTTTTCCAAACTCGCGAGTTGCAATGCCGCAACCATCGACGAATAACTCGCCATGTCTATGCCTCAATAAAAATTAGAAGGGTCGACGAATTAGCAACCGATAACTATCGTAAACAAAACCCGACAACTAGAAACAGGCGATGTTGAGAAAGCCTTTTCAGATAAAGCTTTGAAAGATTAACCCCTTTTCACTAGAAAGACGAATGGACGCCCTTCGCAGCTCCTCAGTGACGACCCAGCTCGAGAAGAGATCTGGGAAGGGAGATGAGAAGCGAAAGAAGAACACCCACTTGATCTTTTCTCCTATCTGGGTGGGGATTTCTTGAAGGTTTATGCAGCAATGAGAGAAGGCCAAGAGAAGGAGGAGTAGGAGGCGAGGAGACGGCGAGGAGAAAGCGCTCAGCCTGGGCTGTGCTTGTTTCTCTGCTGTTCCTCGTTCTTGTTTGTTTTCGAGGCGAGCGAGTGAGGTCTGGGAAGTGGCGAACTGGAGAGTGGGGTTGGTCGTCGCACGTGTGGGAACGCGAATGAATCTATATGGTTCCCGTTCGACGATCGTACTCGAGCTCTGTACTCGAGCTCTGCCTCGATGGCGGTACGAACTCCGCAAGGCCCTAAAGATTTTGCGTTGGTTCACGCTCGTAGCTTCGAGCGAGGAAATGGAGCATAGTCACTCTGAGCTCGTTTCGTGCGATTCTTGAAGGAGGAGTTTGTCTTCTTGTGATCCTAACAAGAAGACGAGCACGATACGGTCAAGCACCAATAATTTAGCTAGGGTTTTGACTAGTTGAGCAGAATGATCAAAGACTTCCGCCGCCGACCAGTTTTGATTTGGGTTTTGCTTCTTTAGGCATGTTGTGCCTATTGGAGGAAAATGTCTCTCTACAgcaaagaaatttaaaaaattgctctCAGTCAACATCATTTAGGCAATTCTCGTACTAAACATTTCCAAAATTGACAAACTCATTCTATAAGATTTATCTTTCAATGTATAAAGGTCGCAACTTAGCAAGTGTATTAGAAGTTTCCAAAATTGACAAACTCATTCTATCTTTCTTTGTGTGGAAAAGTTATCTTTCTATATATAAAGGTCGTAACTTAGGAAAGTTATTCTATTGCATTTATTCTAGCTAACGTATTTTTATAAAACTAtaggggaaaatttcaaataaagatctaaagtgccatcattttttcaaaagaggacatgaagtgaagtttgtctcaaataaagatccaaagtatcttcattttctcaaaaaatgatctGGAGTGGAGtctgtctcaaataagggctcaaagtgatcatttagtctcaaagaaggatCTCATTTGCCGGCTGGTGAATAAATGCATCTTCGATGCATATTCCTTAGAGCCTGATTGggaatatttttatcaaattttttttttttttttaaaatttaagttgtcttattctttattattattttttttggttaatggtggcactgttcatcatcttcttcgtcccCGTTCGTCTTCTTCTCAAGAACATCAGACTTGGGAAGGGCTAGTGAGCGCTGGCCGTtggcgagggtcggcgagggTTGGACGCCAGTCGTCGGTAGTAGGTGAGGACCACCAAGCCCTCGCCGGTCGTGGGCGGGGGCTTGTAGGtccaccctcgccaaatctggggAGGGTGGCCTCGGTTGTGGCCGGTGAGGGCCATCGAGCCCTCACTGGCTGcaagtgagggcttgcaagccctcgtcGGCCCTTATCAGTGGCCGGTGAGGTGGGTGGGCCCTCGCCCAAGGTCGCGAGGGGTGACTTCATTGATGGTCGTGAGGGGCGACCTCTCCCACCTCCGCCTGTTGCTTCATCAACAACCTCGTCTTCTGCTAGGACTACGACTGGGATGCCTGTGTCGCTTTCTTCATCCCTTCCTCCCACTATCGCTCCTAGATCGACAACTTCCTCGGCTACCCCTTTTGCCCTCGAGGACCTTCTTGTAGGGCCTCAATTTGGACGGCCCCCCTCCCCCATGGCCAGCGAGGGCTCGATGGCCCTTGCTTGCTGTCAGCGATGGGCGTGGAGCCCTCGCTTGCTGCCGGTGATGGGCGTCGAGCCCTCACCGGCCCTTACTAACGGCCGGCGCTTGTTGGCCTTTCCCCAAGTCCAGTGTTCTTGATCTAGGCAAGAAGAAGTGAACAGgggacgaagaagacgatgaacagggcaaccaaaaatgaaaaaaaaaaaggacgaaaATACTGTAATCAGGCCACCGAAATATACATTGAAAATGCATCTATTCACCGGTTGGCGAGTGAGGTCAttctttgagattaaatgaCTACTTTGGGTCCTTCTTTGAGATAAACTTTAATTCatgtcctcttttgagaaaatgatggcactttgggtccttatttgaaattttcccaaacttCAGTTACCTTATATTTTAAATACATGTAAGAAGTAACCATAAATGTTGCGTTTGGTCGTCCAATAAAAGTCATGTATGTTTTATCCTATCCATGTTTGGTAATTGTCTAGGATATGATAACATTGATAAGATCAGATAAGGGGGATATAGCTCGaattaaaaagttgaaaagATGTGGAATAAGGTTGGATATGATTTCTTTTATCGGTAATATAAAACTCTatgctctccttttctttctcctccgtTCACTCGAAAGACTCGTTTGTAACTAAAGCATCGATATCGAAGCCTTCTTCTCGATAACTCTCTGGTTCACATCGAAACTTTACAGAAGTGGCGAATTTACGAAAGTAAATGATCATGCTCTTTCTCACTAACGTTGACTTCTAAAGTAGCACTGAGGTTGTATGTGGATTGTTTTCCTACTTCATCAATGTTTTGGGCTTATGTAAGTCAAAATCGTGATGTTGGCTTTTTTGTTGGTTGATTGGAGAACTTGTTCTTGCAAGTGAAATTTTCATAGTCAAAGTTGTGATAATGCATTTGTGAGACCTATTTTTCATagtggaaaagaatgaaaaattggaGAGCGGTATTTTTATGACCAGATTATTGTTGTAGAGGACGGCATTCCAATTGGTGATTgacttctctctctcataaGAGGaggttttttaatttcttttgattacaGATGGTTTTGCGTAATTATCCATGATGGATTCTCTATCATCTATTGCATATATTGCATATGTAATATTACAAGAGTGACTTGTGCTTCACTCTCTTTTTTGGTCGGGTCTTGCTTCCAagaattttttgttgattcttTGATGGTTCTTAGTTGACAAAAGGTCTTTCTGATAAAAAATCTAGAAGCATGATGGCTTTGTATAGGAATTGAATAGGCGTTGGTGGGTGTCTCCATGCCATATGTGTAGTGTAATGTATGTCTTGGTACATTGGTGTTTTGTCTGCTAGTGATTGGCATCTCAAAGTTTTGCGTTTTCTTTTGGGTTGAAAAAACATGATAGAAGTTTCCAATTTTTGCAGGGTTTTTTAAgttttacattgaattcatgtctTTCTGCTTATTAGTTTCATTGTGTCAACTTTAGTTGCTTTGCATTTGTTTATTTCTAGCAATAATCATAGATCGAATCGGTGAGATTATGTGAAAATCTGTTGATTTGAAAAAGTATTGTTTTGGATATTTTGCTATTATCTAACCTGTTAGTTTGTACTtgtctaatattttttttcctcattagaAATGGATCATGATGATAAAGAGGAAGTTTTTACCATTCTGATCTTTAGAGGAGATGAATCTCCAAATTTTGCTTTTGTGTATGATGTATATGATTGTGGTGTCCACTATCGTTGAAAGGCACAATCCTAAGCATATTTTGAAGGATCACACATTTGGTAGAAGCTAAGCTCATTTAGATCACCTTGACCATCTCATTAGTAGTGA harbors:
- the LOC104433065 gene encoding protein RETICULATA, chloroplastic gives rise to the protein MASYSSMVAALQLASLENKLVLKRVYSFKSMPGNYVLKRSVNEVALSLHSKASVRRCSVGKVEKFVVMMSVSQPQDESQSVGAVNTGIFEEKGASGVAGKNLKIVEDDYELVTDQNGNGGDSFDGIGGNGGFSNGRGGGGGGGRDGDDGNDKEEEEFGPIMKFEEVMTETKARGVTLPPDMLEAAKSVGLRKVLLERFLDLQGSSWPLGFAIKSCSMLRNRMLADPSFLFKIGTEIVIDSCCATIAEVQKRGKDFWAEFELYVADLLVGVVVNIALVGMLAPYARIGQPSFAKGFLGRMQHAYAALPSSVFEAERPGCRFSVNQRVATYFYKGVLYGAVGFACGIIGQGIANLIMTTKRNIKKSEEDIPVPPLVKSAALWGVFLAVSSNTRYQIINGLERLVEASPLAKRMPPVAMAFTVGVRFGNNIYGGMQFVDWARLSGVQ